A section of the Chryseobacterium ginsenosidimutans genome encodes:
- a CDS encoding Mrp/NBP35 family ATP-binding protein translates to MLTKEKVQNFLKEIEVDDLVSNFQVMGNDVYIDMTAHSPAMHEKKKLEAAMKQAFASEFGEEINLKLKIVSPEPSEIQQSQIKGRQIPGIQNIIAIASGKGGVGKSTVAANMAVTLAKMGFKVGLLDADIYGPSVPTMFDTEGAKPISVEVNGKSLMKPIENYGVKMLSIGYFSGSNQAVVWRGPMASKALNQMIRDAAWGELDFLLIDLPPGTGDIHLSIIQEVPVTGAVIVSTPQHVALADVRKGIAMFQMESINIPVLGLVENMAYFTPEELPDNKYYIFGNQGAQYLADDLGIPVLGEIPLIQSIREAGDVGRPAALQEGSKIADIYTETARKMVESLLERNKNLPPTEAVKISTMAGCSPKAK, encoded by the coding sequence ATGTTGACGAAAGAAAAGGTACAGAATTTCCTTAAAGAGATAGAAGTTGATGACTTGGTAAGTAATTTTCAAGTTATGGGCAACGATGTATATATTGATATGACGGCTCATTCACCTGCAATGCACGAAAAGAAAAAGCTGGAAGCAGCAATGAAACAGGCTTTTGCAAGTGAATTCGGAGAAGAAATTAATTTAAAATTAAAGATCGTTTCTCCTGAACCGAGCGAAATTCAGCAAAGTCAGATCAAAGGGAGACAAATCCCGGGAATTCAAAATATTATAGCCATTGCTTCCGGAAAAGGAGGCGTTGGTAAGTCTACCGTTGCTGCGAATATGGCAGTTACTTTAGCTAAAATGGGCTTTAAAGTAGGTTTGCTGGATGCCGATATTTACGGTCCTTCAGTTCCTACAATGTTCGATACAGAAGGAGCGAAACCAATTTCTGTAGAAGTTAACGGTAAAAGTTTAATGAAGCCTATTGAAAATTATGGTGTAAAAATGCTATCAATAGGATATTTTTCAGGTTCTAATCAGGCGGTAGTTTGGAGAGGTCCGATGGCTTCAAAGGCATTGAACCAAATGATCAGAGATGCGGCTTGGGGAGAATTAGATTTTTTATTAATAGATTTACCTCCGGGAACAGGTGATATCCACTTATCGATCATTCAGGAAGTTCCTGTGACGGGAGCGGTAATCGTGAGTACACCTCAACACGTAGCTTTGGCAGACGTAAGAAAAGGTATTGCAATGTTCCAGATGGAAAGTATTAATATTCCTGTTCTTGGATTAGTGGAAAATATGGCGTATTTTACACCGGAAGAATTACCTGACAATAAATATTATATCTTTGGAAATCAAGGAGCGCAATATTTGGCTGATGATCTTGGGATTCCTGTTTTAGGAGAAATTCCTTTGATCCAAAGCATCAGAGAAGCTGGAGATGTCGGTAGACCGGCTGCTTTGCAGGAAGGTTCTAAGATTGCTGATATCTATACAGAAACTGCCCGTAAAATGGTGGAAAGCTTATTAGAGAGAAATAAAAACCTTCCTCCTACTGAAGCTGTAAAAATTTCGACAATGGCAGGATGCTCGCCGAAAGCAAAATAA
- a CDS encoding NifU family protein produces METNIAHEQTVTKVMEALESIRPFLNKDGGDIELIDVKDNSVYVKLLGNCSGCSLNFSTLKLGVENTIKQHAPEIEKVINVE; encoded by the coding sequence ATGGAAACAAATATAGCACACGAACAAACTGTAACTAAAGTAATGGAAGCTCTTGAGAGCATTCGTCCGTTTCTAAACAAAGACGGTGGCGATATTGAGCTTATCGATGTGAAGGATAACTCAGTTTATGTAAAACTTTTAGGAAACTGTTCAGGATGTTCATTGAATTTTTCAACCTTAAAATTAGGCGTTGAAAATACAATCAAGCAACACGCTCCTGAAATAGAAAAAGTAATAAATGTAGAGTAA
- a CDS encoding choice-of-anchor I family protein — protein sequence MVEDTSDNALTTATSTTFTTAGTSISLDRNFIKVNENAGTLAFKININNPSASTVNLVVKSAPFSTADSNDFTLTDQTINITPTTTSYTINIPITDDTLQEQQAEYFVVSLENPVGATISGDNNATVYIVDNDKPAPIPSNQISLNYIGSFDPSGNSTSSTEIVVHDPSTQRLFTISSITDVFDIINFSNPNTPTVINTINMAPYGGITSIAVKNGIIVAASPNANPQQNGSVVFFDINGNFLKQVTVGALPDMITFSPDGTKVITANEGEPNDAYTVDPEGTVSIIDISGGIGNLTQSNVITLNFNAFDSQLASLTATGLRKVRTNNTLSQDLEPEYVTISSDSQKAWVTLQENNAVAEINLATKTITSVWGLGKKDMSIPGNGFDASDNNGEVLIANWPVKTYYTPDSVQNYKIGNTNYIVTANEGDEKDLSGFSERTTVGANSYTLDPTIFPQSSVLKASYNLGRFRVSNATGNTDGDAEFEEISALGARSFSIFNADTKQIVYDSGDRFERYIAANHPLIFNADNEANGAKNRSRAKGPEPEGVALGTINGQTFAFITLERTGGVMVYNVTDPNNVTFTDYKHSRTTSAYGGDNGPEGITYIAPANTTIGKGYVIVANEISGTLSMFEVVSSPTLSTGEVKTEKATFNIFPNPVNKGNTLYFNRAQGYELYDMSGKLLAKEKNALTIDTSKLSTGGYLVKTSEGEVKRVIVK from the coding sequence CAGCAGATAGTAACGATTTCACTTTAACGGATCAGACGATTAATATTACTCCAACAACAACGAGCTATACGATAAATATTCCGATTACTGACGATACGTTGCAGGAACAACAAGCTGAATATTTTGTAGTAAGCCTTGAAAATCCTGTTGGAGCAACAATTTCTGGTGACAATAATGCAACAGTTTATATCGTTGATAATGATAAACCGGCGCCGATTCCTTCCAATCAAATTTCATTAAACTATATCGGAAGTTTTGATCCTTCCGGTAACAGTACAAGTTCTACGGAAATTGTAGTTCATGATCCTTCCACACAAAGATTATTTACAATTAGTTCGATTACGGATGTTTTTGATATTATTAATTTCAGTAATCCAAATACTCCGACCGTTATTAATACCATCAACATGGCTCCATACGGCGGAATCACAAGTATTGCTGTAAAAAACGGAATCATCGTTGCTGCTTCTCCCAATGCAAATCCACAACAAAACGGCTCGGTTGTTTTCTTTGATATTAACGGAAATTTCTTAAAACAGGTTACCGTTGGAGCTTTACCTGATATGATTACTTTCTCCCCGGACGGAACAAAAGTAATAACAGCCAATGAAGGCGAACCAAACGATGCCTACACAGTAGATCCGGAAGGAACGGTAAGTATTATTGATATTTCGGGAGGAATCGGAAATCTTACGCAAAGTAATGTGATAACTCTTAATTTCAACGCTTTTGATTCTCAATTGGCTTCATTAACAGCAACAGGTTTAAGAAAAGTAAGAACCAACAATACCCTTTCTCAGGATTTGGAACCTGAATATGTTACGATAAGCTCCGACAGTCAGAAAGCCTGGGTTACGCTTCAGGAGAACAACGCCGTTGCGGAAATTAATTTAGCCACAAAAACAATTACAAGCGTTTGGGGATTAGGTAAAAAAGACATGAGCATTCCTGGAAACGGTTTTGATGCTTCTGACAATAATGGTGAGGTTTTAATCGCAAACTGGCCTGTAAAAACATATTACACTCCCGATTCTGTTCAGAATTATAAAATCGGGAATACCAACTATATCGTAACTGCCAACGAAGGTGACGAAAAAGACCTTTCGGGTTTCAGCGAAAGAACAACAGTCGGAGCGAATAGTTATACTTTAGATCCTACTATCTTCCCTCAATCATCTGTTTTAAAGGCTTCTTACAATTTAGGAAGATTCAGGGTGTCAAATGCAACAGGAAATACAGATGGAGATGCAGAATTTGAAGAAATTTCAGCGTTGGGAGCTCGTTCGTTCTCTATTTTCAATGCAGATACAAAACAGATTGTTTACGACAGTGGCGACAGATTCGAAAGATACATCGCAGCGAATCATCCATTGATTTTCAATGCTGATAACGAAGCAAACGGCGCGAAAAACAGAAGCCGGGCAAAAGGCCCTGAACCGGAAGGCGTTGCTTTAGGAACAATAAACGGACAGACTTTCGCTTTCATCACGCTAGAAAGAACAGGCGGAGTAATGGTTTATAATGTAACAGATCCTAATAATGTAACATTCACAGATTACAAACATTCCAGAACTACTTCTGCATATGGTGGTGACAACGGCCCAGAAGGGATTACGTACATCGCACCCGCAAACACAACTATAGGAAAAGGTTATGTAATTGTAGCCAACGAAATCAGCGGAACTTTATCGATGTTTGAAGTAGTTTCTTCTCCAACTCTATCTACAGGAGAAGTGAAAACTGAAAAAGCAACATTCAATATCTTCCCTAATCCTGTGAACAAAGGAAATACACTGTATTTCAACAGAGCACAAGGTTATGAGCTGTACGACATGAGTGGAAAATTACTTGCAAAAGAGAAAAATGCTTTAACAATTGATACTTCAAAATTGTCAACAGGAGGTTATCTTGTAAAAACTTCGGAAGGAGAAGTGAAGAGAGTGATTGTAAAATAG